Below is a genomic region from Prevotella melaninogenica.
CTTTTCATCATTCCCCAAGCAAATCGTTTCCTACACTCCCCCTCTCTGCAGGAGAGGGGGTTGGGGGGTGAGGCTTTTTTCTTTAACCGTGTCAAAAACCTTGACATTTCCTCCAATAAAATCCTTGAAATAAAGGTGAAAAACACATATTGCGAGTAGGTTTGTAACTCGCAGAAAATCAAATGATTATAAAACACGACAGTAAGAGATACTTATTAAGGCTTTAAAAGGGCGTTAGTAAGGGTCTTAAAGGGCACCTTTTGCAAGCCAAAAGGGCGTCTTTAAGAAGCCAAAAGACCACCTTTCACTCTCTACGTACTTGAAAAAAGATGACAAGATGGGCGAGTAGACGAGTGAACATGTTTAGTTGACTTGTCCACTTACCATGTTGCTTTGTCTTTTATTTACCCTGTCTACAAGCAACTTGTCCACTCGTCTACTCGTTGACTCGTCCACTTACCATGTTACTTTGTCTTTTATTTACCCTGTCTACAAGCAACTTGTTCACTCGTCTACTTGTTCACTCGTCTACTTTCTCACTTTTTTGCCATTTTATTTTCTTACCTTTTAATTTTTTATTTATATTTGCACTGTCTTTTGAAAAATAACATCTTACTAATTAAAAACCAGAGAATCATATTTAAAAGCAGTCTTATGAAGAAAATTATAACTCTCTTAGCCAGCGTTTTGTTGGCAACATCATCATTTGCTATTCCTGCCATGAGGATGTGGCGAAGCTTTAAGCAGGCTGACGGAACAATCCTAAAGGTGATGACCGTAGGCGATGAGCATTTCAATTATGCGCTGACAGAGGACAATATCCCTGTGTTGCCCCATAACGGCAGCTATTATTACGCGCGTATCGAGGATAATCAGCTGGTGCCTTCATCGGTGTTAGCCCATAACAAGGCATTGCGAAAGGGAAAGGAAGAACTCGTTGCAGCAGCCATTCAGCAAGTAAGACAACTGCAAAAACAACATGAGATGCATGTCAATTCTAAGCCTTTCGGAGAAGGATTGGGAATGACATGGGAGGGTAAGAAGAAAGGACTCGTCATCTTGGTTGAGTTCGAAGATGTGGCTTTCAAAGACCCAAAGAATGTGTTGACGCTCAGACCACGTGAGAAAGATGTCAAGACGCTCTATGAGAACATGCTCAACAAGGTGGGATATACCAATGACAATGGTGCTATCGGTAGTGTTCACGACTATTTCCTCGACCAAAGTAATGGTAAGTTCGACCTCACTTTCGATGTCGTAGGACCCGTAAAGCTCAAGCATCCTCATAAGTTTTATGGTGAGCGAACAGCGAATATGAATGATGCGAATGCACCACAGATGATTATTGATGCCTGCAATGCTATCCAAGGGGTAGACTTCAGTAAGTACGACTGGGATGATGATGGCGAAGTAGAGCAGGTTTATGTCATCTATGCCGGTGAGGGTGAGGCTACTGGTGGTGAGTCAAGTACTATCTGGCCACACAAGTATTCCCTTACTGATGCAGGACTTGACGCACTGACTTTCAACGGACAAACGATAAATACCTACGCTTGTAGCAATGAAATCATTCGTGCGAAGGTGAATGAGAAGTCGCGTATCTACTATTCTGGTATCGGTACTATCTGTCATGAGTTCTCGCATTGTCTCGGTCTGCCCGACTTCTATGATACACGTGGCGGCAGTAACATTGGTTCTGGACGATACGATTTGATGTGTGGTGGTAGTTATAATGGTGGACCAGAGAGTTTGATTAACGTCTATGGTGGTACTGGAATCGGCACTGTTCCAGCTGGTTACGATGCTTACGAAAAGGCTTATATGGGGTGGCTAAAGCCTATCACACTTGCCGATGAGGCTGTTGAAGTGAAGAATATGAAGGGACTTGCCGAGGGTGGCGATGCCTATTTCCTTTATAATCCAGACACGAAGAATGAATATTATATCTTTGAGAATCGCACGCCTCACCGCTGGGATGCTGAGTTGCCGGGTCACGGACTGATGGTTTTCCACGTTGATTTCGATGCTTATTCATGGCGAATGAACAACCTCAATGCTGCTTCTGCACAGCGTCATCCACGCTTCACGATAGTGTCTGCCGATGGTCGACTCGATCATGACACGCAGAATAGCGACCCATTCCCAACGGATTTGAACAATAGCTTAACGAAGTCTACCGACCCACGCCTAAGTTTTTATACGAACTATAACGTCAGCAGTCAGGCTGGAGTCAAGCAGATTGTTCGCAACAATGACAACACAATTTCCTTCCACTTTACTCCGCTAAAGGCTGCAACAGGTATCAACAACCTCTCTGCCGACCACGAACAGCCAGCCGAGACCTATACACTCTCTGGTGTAAAGGTTACGGACAATCAGAATCTCCACAACCAGATTGTGATTGTTAAAGGTAAGAAGGTGAGGAAGTAGACGAGTGAACGAGTTGCTTGTAGACAGAATAATAGAAAGACATAGTAACATAAGAACACGAGTTGGTTGTGAGGCAGGGTAATAGTGAAGACATAGTAACAGATGAACAAAGTTCTTTTGAGTAACAAAGAGACGGGGTTTTGTGGACGTGTTAACGATTTGTTTGCGGAGAAAGACAGAGAAACAGAAGAGTGAGTTTTAGTTGACGAGTTAAGGAGAGAGCAAGTTTATAAGTTATATGTTGTGATAGATATTTGAGGGTGATGGCTGAAACGCAACTTGGTGTTGTCATCTTCTCTCGCCCTCTACTCTGTAAATATAATTAATAGTGGTATAAATAAAGGGCATGAATTGGCTTTCCATTCATGCCCTTTTGCTTTGGAAGAAGTGCTTTTTATGTATATACCTGATTATCTTGTCCACTTGTAAACTCGTTTACTTTGATATTTGACATTTTTTTTCATACCCTTCAAAACCAATATATGGTCTTTTGGTTGCAAAAAGGTGCTCAATAGATTTGCAAAAGGTGCCCTTTTGTGTTCTTACTAACGCCCTTTTGAAGTGCTATTAGGCACCTTTCGCTTTGCTACTTTATAACTATTTGATTCACTGTTGGTTGCAGAGTAGCTTTTTTAAGCGTTTTTTGCTCAACTTTTGCGGGAGGTTTAAGCGATAAAATGTAATGATTTTTCTGTTCCTTATCTGTATTGTTACTTTGTCTTTTACAATTATCTTGTTCCCTCGTCTACGTGATTCCTCGACCACTCGTTCTTCGTTAAATATATGTTCTCATGTTACTTTATCTCTTTCTTGCAAGCAGCGGTTCTCTTGTCCACCCTGCTAACTTGTCATAAACAAAAAAACCTTGGCGGGAAGCCAAGGTTTCAGCGGTGCGTACGAGACTCGAACTCGTGACCTCCTGCGTGACAGGCAGGCATTCTAACCAACTGAACTAACGCACCATGCATTACAGATTTGGGGTTTTAGCGGTGCGTACGAGACTCGAACTCGTGACCTCCTGCGTGACAGGCAGGCATTCTAACCAACTGAACTAACGCACCAAAATGGATGTTTAAAACCCTTTTTCTGTTTTGCGTGTGCAAAGGTAATAATAAAAATCTATTCCACCAAAATTAATTTATGCTTTTTATATAAAAAGTTGCATTACCCTTGCATCCTTGTATTGTCCGTCACAATAAAGCCACTCTTTCAGTATACTACCATTTGTAAAACCAATGGACGAAAGACAGCGGGTTGACACCTCGTTGTCAACGTCTACTACAGCGTAGATTTGTTTGAGGTGTAGCCCATTGCGCGTATAGTCGATTAGGGCGGAAATAGCGGCTTGTGCATAGCCTTTTTGGCGAAATGGTTTCATGATGATAATACCCATTTCCGCCCGCTGATGCTTTGGGTCGAAGTTGACAAGGTCTATCACACCGACAATTTCCTGCTCACGATTCTCAATCATCATACGCAGTTGTCCGTCGATATAGATATCGTTTTTCGCGTCAGCAATGTAATTATGTAGGGCATAACGGCTGTAGGGAACATTCGTTGCACTGATGTTCCATAGGCTACGATCGTTCTCAATGTGATAGAGCATATCGAGGTCTTCCGGCTCCATTGCTCTCAGTCTGACTTCCACGTGCTGTTTCTTTTCCATGCTTTAATCTCCTATAACTTCCATCATGGTGACGACTCTATTCTCCTTTCTATGGTAGAAACCAATGTGAATATTCTGCTTTGGCTGTTCAGCAAAGACATTCAGGATGTCTTGATAGCTGAACAAGTCGGTGTCATAGACGATGCAGTAAGGTCTGTTCTTGCCTCCAAACTCCTTGAGTAGGTCGGCGTGCGTGTGCTGCAAGCTATCCTTATCCGCTACTCGATACTCTGCCACGAGGGCATTATCTGTTGCTAATTGTTGGCATTTTCCCATGACATCTTTGCCTGCAACAAATATATAATGTGGGAATGATTTAGCTTTCGAAGTGCGAAATCCCAACTTCTTTCTCGTTGCTCGAATGGTAGTACCTATCAGTGAACCAAAGGCTTTCACGTAGATAGCCGTCTTAATCGGTAGTCGCCACAATGCGTTCATACCGCCATAATGCTTGCGGAAGAAGATGAGCATGGCATCATAGAAGACATGAACATATCGGAAGCTCGACTTCTGCGTACTCTCGCCCTTGTAATGCAGGATGCGCACGGGGAGATACCAGTTCTCGAAGCCGCCTTTCAGCAATCGATAGCTGAGGTCGACATCCTCACCATACATAAAGAAGTCCTCGTCTAAGAGTCCTACCTTGTCTAAGGCTGTCCTGCGAAGGAAGCAGTAAGCTCCGCTGATTACCTCAATCTTGCCTGGAACATCCCACGGCAGACTACCCATATAATAATGTGCAAAGCGGTCACTTTGTGGGAAATGCTTGCAAAGTCCTACCATCTTATAGAACGAAACAATGGGTGACGGCAAGCCACGACGACTTTCTAAGGCTCGTTCACCACAGTGATTAAGCATCTGTACGCCATGTCCTCCAGCCGTTAGGTGACTATCCATGAAGTCGATAGAAGCATGGATAACCTCCTCGCCGACAACCGTGTCGGGATTGAGTAGTAAGACATATTCGCCCTTACTCTGGCGAATCGCAATATTATTACCACCCGCAAAGCCTAAGTTATGCGCACTGGCAATGAAATGAACATCAGGGAAACGGCTGCGCAGATAGGCTACGGAGCCGTCATGAGAATGGTTGTCAACCACAAATACCTCAGCTTCAACGCTTTTCAAAGCGCGCTGAAGACTCTCAAGACACTGTTGGAGATAATATTTTACGTTATAATTAACGATGACAACGCTCAGCTTCATTTATGCTTGTTCTGAATTATCCATAGAACATTCATGCTCGCAACGCTTCTTGTTGGGGAAGACGAAGAATAAGCTCAACGCTAAGATGACGGCAAGATAGAAGAAACTTACACTATCCCCGAAGGCATAGTAGAAGAAGGTATTGAGTATCATCGGAACGCAAAGCATCATTATTCGCACGCTACCCCAGAAGAGAAGCTTACGACTGACGTGGCTCTCGTCGGTATGTAAGTCAGAATGTACGTAGCCAATCTTGAAAAGGAAGAGTGCAAGTGGGATAGTAGCGAGGGTCAACAGCTGCATAAGAAACTGCACAGTAACCATATTGCTGCTTTCAACATCAGCCCACGCACCGGGCAACATCAGTTCAAGTTCATACACCGCGATGATGAGCAGTGTGATAAGGCATGAGCCAAAGAACTCAGTAAGAAGTATTTTTCTTGTTGTATCCATAGTCATCTTTAAGACTCAAAGGGTGTGCGGTTCAGAATACTTCTGCCCAACGTCACCTCATCTGTATATTCAAGTTCGTCGCCAACAGAGATACCTCGTGCGATAACCGACAGTTTCACGCCTGTGTCTTTCAGCTTGCGTGAGATATAAAAGTTGGTTGTGTCGCCCTCCATCGTACTGGCAAGGGCAAGGATGATTTCCTTCACCGTACCCTCTTCTACGCGCTCTACGAGTGATTCAATTTCTAAGTCGTGCGGTCCGATGCCGTCCATCGGAGAGATGATACCCCCCAAAACGTGGTATAATCCATGGAACTGCTGGGTATTTTCAATCGCCATCACGTCCTGAATGTTCTCTACCACACAGACCACCGAGGCATCTCGGCGTGGGTCAGAACAGATAGAACAAACCTCATTATCGGAAATGTTATGGCAAACCTTGCAATACTTCACGTCGTGCTTCACACGTATGACAGCATCCGCAAAGCTATCCACGTCCTCTGTAGACTGGCGTAGCAGATGCAAAACAAGGCGCAGAGCGGTCTTGCGCCCCACACCTGGCAACTGTGAGAAAGCCTCTACGGCACGTTCTAAGAGTTGAGAAGGGTATTGTTGCATTTAAAATTAATTCTCGTAGGCTGGAGATAATCGAAAGGAGGGTTACACTTGTAATCCTCTTTTTTTATTCTATATAGTCGATTAGGACAATGGCTTTGATTTTGAGAGATATAGGGACACACCCCAAAAGTGCATCCCTATACAGACAGCCAGTCCTTAAAATAATATCTGTTGCTTCCTCTTGATTAATCATCAAAGAGGTAGATGCCGAGACCAACCTTCAAGCCCACTGTCGAATAGTTATGTGTCTTGAATGACTGGTCATAGTAAAGCGCAGGCTCAATCGTCACCGAACGGTTGATGAAGAAGGCATAACCCACCTCAACACCCGGCATCAGGTCGTTATAACTATGGTTGGCATGGAGAAGCTTCACACCCGCACCGAGGTAGAGTCCGTTCTGTGTGATATAATAACGTCCACCAACACCCACACTGATATGGTCGGCAACAGCCTCAGAACCATTGTGTGCCGCATCGAATGTAGCAAGCACCATGAGGTTATCCCAAGGGAAGTAACCTGCCTTTGCTTGTACACCTAAGTTTAATCCCTCCTGACCATTATAGTGCAAGTCGAGTCCTGTCAGGGAAGCACCTAAGTAGCCCTTACCCTCTTGAAACTGTGCAGATGCACTGATGCTCACTACCATTGCTGCAACGAACAGCATAAATCTTTTTATCATAGCAATATTACGATATAAATAATAATTTAGGATTGACAAATAATACCATAGGTTTATGTCAATAAACTTAAGACAAAGGTAAGGATAATATTTGGAATGAGGAAAAAATTGACATTCTTTATAAAATAGATGGTGACACCAAGCCTTTTGCCTATCATTTCATGGCAAGCGAATTCAGTACCATTGTCAGTTGTAATAGACTTGATATGCTCTTTGAATGGAGATAGCAAATGTATTACAGTGCGTGCCAACTCTTTGACATTTTTCCCCTTTGCTATTCTATTATGCCATGCAACATGCAGGTTATCTTCTATCTATGATTTGTCTTTGAACAAATAAAGCAGCTATAGGCAAAGTCCCATACTTTCTTCGTTAATTTCTTTTCTACTTCTACAATTCTTTATTTAATATTACGACTTTCTTCTATTAGTTTTTCTTTTGATGGTAATTTTTCTACGTTAAGGATAAAGGCTATTTTCTCATCATATATTAAAGTTAAATATCCTTTATGTTCCCATTCTTTTAATACAGGAAGTATTCTTTCCCTTTCTGTATATATAATTGGAGGAAAGCTATCCCATGTCCAAATAGGACTATATGCAAATGGATCATGACAAATATAAGTTGCCAATACACGAACAATTTTTATTCTCTTCATATTATTTTAATGTTATTGTTCTACCTGTTTTCAAGTTCACCATTCTCATCAATCATTATTTGAGATTCAGGCTCTCTTCTATTAGTTGTTCTTTTGATGGTAATTTCTCTGGAA
It encodes:
- a CDS encoding GNAT family N-acetyltransferase is translated as MEKKQHVEVRLRAMEPEDLDMLYHIENDRSLWNISATNVPYSRYALHNYIADAKNDIYIDGQLRMMIENREQEIVGVIDLVNFDPKHQRAEMGIIIMKPFRQKGYAQAAISALIDYTRNGLHLKQIYAVVDVDNEVSTRCLSSIGFTNGSILKEWLYCDGQYKDARVMQLFI
- a CDS encoding M6 family metalloprotease domain-containing protein, whose product is MKKIITLLASVLLATSSFAIPAMRMWRSFKQADGTILKVMTVGDEHFNYALTEDNIPVLPHNGSYYYARIEDNQLVPSSVLAHNKALRKGKEELVAAAIQQVRQLQKQHEMHVNSKPFGEGLGMTWEGKKKGLVILVEFEDVAFKDPKNVLTLRPREKDVKTLYENMLNKVGYTNDNGAIGSVHDYFLDQSNGKFDLTFDVVGPVKLKHPHKFYGERTANMNDANAPQMIIDACNAIQGVDFSKYDWDDDGEVEQVYVIYAGEGEATGGESSTIWPHKYSLTDAGLDALTFNGQTINTYACSNEIIRAKVNEKSRIYYSGIGTICHEFSHCLGLPDFYDTRGGSNIGSGRYDLMCGGSYNGGPESLINVYGGTGIGTVPAGYDAYEKAYMGWLKPITLADEAVEVKNMKGLAEGGDAYFLYNPDTKNEYYIFENRTPHRWDAELPGHGLMVFHVDFDAYSWRMNNLNAASAQRHPRFTIVSADGRLDHDTQNSDPFPTDLNNSLTKSTDPRLSFYTNYNVSSQAGVKQIVRNNDNTISFHFTPLKAATGINNLSADHEQPAETYTLSGVKVTDNQNLHNQIVIVKGKKVRK
- the recR gene encoding recombination mediator RecR gives rise to the protein MQQYPSQLLERAVEAFSQLPGVGRKTALRLVLHLLRQSTEDVDSFADAVIRVKHDVKYCKVCHNISDNEVCSICSDPRRDASVVCVVENIQDVMAIENTQQFHGLYHVLGGIISPMDGIGPHDLEIESLVERVEEGTVKEIILALASTMEGDTTNFYISRKLKDTGVKLSVIARGISVGDELEYTDEVTLGRSILNRTPFES
- a CDS encoding glycosyltransferase family 2 protein yields the protein MKLSVVIVNYNVKYYLQQCLESLQRALKSVEAEVFVVDNHSHDGSVAYLRSRFPDVHFIASAHNLGFAGGNNIAIRQSKGEYVLLLNPDTVVGEEVIHASIDFMDSHLTAGGHGVQMLNHCGERALESRRGLPSPIVSFYKMVGLCKHFPQSDRFAHYYMGSLPWDVPGKIEVISGAYCFLRRTALDKVGLLDEDFFMYGEDVDLSYRLLKGGFENWYLPVRILHYKGESTQKSSFRYVHVFYDAMLIFFRKHYGGMNALWRLPIKTAIYVKAFGSLIGTTIRATRKKLGFRTSKAKSFPHYIFVAGKDVMGKCQQLATDNALVAEYRVADKDSLQHTHADLLKEFGGKNRPYCIVYDTDLFSYQDILNVFAEQPKQNIHIGFYHRKENRVVTMMEVIGD